A window of the Pyxidicoccus trucidator genome harbors these coding sequences:
- a CDS encoding chloride channel protein, protein MERPEVERVEQGLGTGPEAREKLPVAPSMGPTLAGVRAPTVLEPVDRRVVFISALAVVLAVAAGLVAELLGSLIHFFTNLAFFGRFSVAPVSPADHALGGWVILVPVVGALIVGVMARYGSRAIRGHGIPEAMEQVLYNQSRIPPRMTFLKPLSSAVAIGTGGPFGAEGPIIATGGALGSLLGQLLHVTADERKALLAAGAAAGMAATFGAPVSAVLLAVELLLFEYRPRSVIPVALATATATAVRLAFVGGAPAFAMPDLAPPGGAALAFYVALGAVVGVASMLATKAVYAIEDAFEKLPVHWMWWPALGAVVVGVVGLFSPRTLGVGYTNIEDILSGRFVGTAMLVFCVLKFVSWSVALGSGTSGGTLAPLFTLGGGLGSGLGLLATQLAPGLGVDIRVAALVGMAAIFAGASRALLASVVFAFETTRQPMGLLPLLGGCAAAYLVSSLLMRHSIMTEKLARRGGRVLTEYGVDALGQALVRDVGLRPVVTLEAARPLDEVRAWLGSGAAGTTHQGFPVVEAGALVGVVTRRDLLDGQDAGGRRVRELVKRPLAVAYADSSLREAADLMVEEGVGRLPVVRREAPTQVVGILTRSDLLGANRRRLDDARRLERGVGGPRRTGPQPA, encoded by the coding sequence ATGGAGCGGCCTGAGGTGGAGCGCGTCGAGCAGGGCCTGGGCACCGGCCCCGAAGCGCGGGAGAAGCTGCCGGTGGCTCCGTCGATGGGCCCCACGCTCGCCGGGGTGCGCGCCCCCACGGTGCTGGAGCCCGTGGACCGACGGGTGGTCTTCATCAGCGCCCTCGCGGTGGTGCTGGCGGTAGCGGCGGGCCTGGTGGCGGAGCTGCTGGGGTCGCTCATCCACTTCTTCACGAACCTCGCCTTCTTCGGCCGCTTCTCCGTGGCGCCTGTCTCCCCCGCGGACCATGCGCTGGGCGGGTGGGTCATCCTCGTGCCGGTGGTGGGCGCGCTCATCGTCGGGGTGATGGCGCGCTACGGCTCGCGGGCCATTCGCGGGCACGGCATCCCCGAGGCCATGGAGCAGGTGCTCTACAACCAGAGCCGGATTCCGCCCCGCATGACGTTCCTGAAGCCGCTGTCGTCCGCGGTGGCCATCGGCACGGGCGGCCCGTTCGGCGCGGAGGGCCCCATCATCGCCACGGGCGGTGCGCTGGGCTCGCTGCTGGGACAGCTGCTCCACGTCACCGCGGACGAGCGCAAGGCGCTGCTGGCCGCGGGCGCGGCGGCGGGCATGGCGGCCACCTTCGGCGCGCCCGTGTCCGCGGTGCTGCTGGCGGTGGAGCTGCTGCTGTTCGAGTACCGGCCGCGCTCGGTCATCCCCGTGGCGCTGGCCACCGCCACCGCGACGGCGGTGCGCCTGGCCTTCGTGGGCGGCGCGCCCGCCTTCGCCATGCCGGACCTGGCGCCCCCGGGAGGCGCCGCGCTGGCCTTCTACGTCGCGCTGGGCGCGGTGGTGGGCGTGGCCTCCATGCTGGCCACCAAGGCGGTGTATGCCATCGAGGACGCCTTCGAGAAGCTGCCGGTGCACTGGATGTGGTGGCCCGCGCTGGGCGCGGTGGTGGTGGGCGTGGTGGGCCTCTTCTCCCCGCGCACGCTGGGCGTGGGCTACACCAACATCGAGGACATCCTCTCCGGGCGCTTCGTGGGCACCGCCATGCTGGTGTTCTGCGTGCTGAAGTTCGTGTCCTGGTCGGTGGCGCTGGGCAGCGGCACCTCGGGAGGCACGCTGGCGCCGCTGTTCACCCTCGGAGGCGGGCTGGGCTCGGGGCTGGGGTTGCTGGCGACGCAGCTGGCTCCGGGCCTGGGCGTGGACATCCGGGTGGCGGCGCTGGTGGGCATGGCGGCCATCTTCGCGGGGGCTTCGCGCGCGCTGCTGGCCTCGGTGGTGTTCGCCTTCGAGACGACGCGCCAGCCCATGGGGCTGCTGCCACTGCTGGGTGGGTGCGCGGCGGCCTACCTCGTGTCCTCGCTGCTGATGCGCCACTCCATCATGACGGAGAAGCTGGCCCGGCGCGGCGGGCGTGTCCTCACCGAGTACGGCGTGGACGCGCTGGGACAGGCGCTGGTGCGCGACGTGGGGCTGAGGCCCGTGGTGACGTTGGAGGCGGCCCGGCCGCTGGACGAGGTGCGCGCCTGGCTTGGCTCCGGCGCGGCGGGCACCACCCACCAGGGCTTCCCGGTGGTGGAGGCCGGTGCGCTGGTCGGCGTCGTCACCCGGAGGGATTTGCTGGACGGACAGGACGCCGGAGGCCGGCGCGTCCGGGAGCTGGTGAAGCGTCCGCTGGCGGTGGCGTACGCCGACAGCTCACTGCGCGAGGCGGCGGACCTCATGGTGGAGGAGGGCGTGGGCCGGCTGCCCGTGGTGCGGCGCGAGGCGCCCACGCAGGTGGTGGGCATCCTCACGCGCAGCGACCTGCTGGGCGCCAATCGGCGCCGGCTGGACGACGCACGGCGGCTGGAGCGTGGAGTGGGCGGTCCCCGGCGGACCGGGCCGCAGCCGGCATGA
- a CDS encoding MarR family winged helix-turn-helix transcriptional regulator: protein MGSHIKRGKGAEQGEVREVMDGVRRLVRLLRVSARASERLVGISGAQLFVLQRLAEAGPCSINALAEHTLTHQSSVSVVVARLIERGLVTRRPSPEDGRRVEVALAPVGRALLSESPPMAQARLITGLRRLEPGVREGLARGLSALVAELGLDGDSPPLFFEDEPKPRKRRKEKSDGAA from the coding sequence ATGGGCTCCCATATAAAACGCGGCAAGGGTGCGGAGCAGGGCGAGGTGCGGGAGGTGATGGACGGCGTGCGCCGCCTCGTGCGGCTGCTACGCGTCTCCGCCCGTGCCTCCGAGCGCCTGGTCGGTATCAGTGGCGCGCAGCTCTTCGTGCTGCAGCGGCTCGCCGAGGCCGGCCCCTGCTCCATCAACGCGCTGGCCGAGCACACCCTCACGCACCAGAGCAGCGTGTCGGTGGTGGTGGCGCGCCTCATCGAGCGGGGGCTCGTCACGCGCCGGCCCTCGCCGGAGGACGGCCGCCGGGTGGAGGTGGCGCTGGCGCCCGTTGGCCGGGCGCTGCTGAGCGAGTCGCCTCCCATGGCCCAGGCCCGCCTCATCACCGGCCTGCGGCGGCTCGAGCCCGGCGTGCGCGAAGGCCTGGCGCGCGGGCTGTCCGCGTTGGTGGCGGAGCTGGGGCTCGACGGCGACTCGCCGCCGCTCTTTTTCGAGGACGAGCCGAAGCCGCGCAAGCGGCGCAAGGAGAAGTCAGATGGAGCGGCCTGA
- a CDS encoding archaemetzincin — MRFPSVGLAVSLLCLSVLLLARPARAEPPPAPERVVAILPFGSVSQDILDRVAQALQERLHVQVRFEPQRELPKAAWYAPRRRWRAEKLLEAIDADPPKGAWKVVAITEAEISTTKDDIPDWGIAGLGSLSGQSCVLSTRIYRKHSKTQAVLLRRMEDLAVHEFGHTLGFDHCETEGCVMSDAKGKAVSSADSSTGHYCARCLGLLSPEDRARMKVEAGKRVTPGPR; from the coding sequence ATGCGCTTTCCTTCCGTCGGGCTCGCGGTGTCGCTGCTGTGCCTCTCCGTGTTGCTCCTGGCCCGGCCCGCCAGGGCGGAGCCGCCACCTGCCCCCGAGCGGGTGGTGGCCATCCTCCCGTTCGGCTCTGTGAGCCAGGACATCCTGGACCGGGTGGCACAGGCGCTCCAGGAACGGCTGCACGTGCAGGTGCGCTTCGAGCCCCAACGCGAGCTGCCGAAGGCGGCCTGGTATGCGCCCCGTCGCCGCTGGCGCGCGGAGAAGCTGCTGGAGGCCATCGACGCGGACCCGCCAAAGGGTGCCTGGAAGGTGGTCGCCATCACCGAGGCGGAGATCTCCACCACCAAGGACGACATCCCGGACTGGGGCATCGCCGGGCTCGGCAGCCTGAGTGGTCAGTCCTGCGTGCTGTCCACGCGCATCTACCGGAAGCACAGCAAGACGCAGGCGGTGCTGCTGCGGCGGATGGAGGACCTGGCCGTCCACGAGTTCGGCCACACGCTGGGCTTCGACCACTGCGAGACGGAGGGCTGTGTCATGTCGGACGCGAAGGGCAAGGCCGTCAGCTCCGCGGACAGCAGCACGGGCCACTACTGCGCGCGGTGCCTCGGGCTGCTGTCGCCGGAGGACCGCGCGCGGATGAAGGTGGAGGCCGGGAAGCGCGTCACGCCCGGCCCCAGGTGA
- a CDS encoding APC family permease gives MSSSTATVNHGNISSAQARPQALRRTLGLWQGVALYVGSVLGTGVLVLPAIAAETAGPASVLAWLGLVLLSLPLALTYAALSRQRADAAGFSDAIERAFGPRWGAVAGWLFLAQVPTGTAVVALIAGEYGASVLGGGPTMAVVLGTALVVSAYALNFVGLRVSATAQLVTLVVIVAGLALIVGRALPEVEATAFTPFFSRGPAAVGLASVQLFWAFVGWEAITPLAREFKEPRDIWRASLLAVGIVALVYLPLAIVTVGVRAHGGEAGAQTPLVLLAANVFGPSASRVVGIAGLLLSFIPVNAYVAGTSRLAFALGERRQLPAWLGVTSASGTPHRALVALCAVALLGLGVTHFAKLRIADLLPFSTSSFLATYVLSMAAAVRLLRPPLSYAAILSLLACTVVLFFVGTFLAWVGVVSVCALAYQHFAARRRPS, from the coding sequence ATGTCATCCAGCACCGCCACCGTGAACCACGGAAACATCAGCAGCGCCCAGGCCCGGCCCCAGGCCCTGCGCCGCACGCTGGGGCTGTGGCAGGGCGTCGCGCTCTACGTCGGCTCGGTGCTCGGGACGGGCGTGCTCGTCCTGCCCGCCATCGCCGCGGAGACGGCCGGCCCCGCGTCGGTGCTGGCGTGGCTGGGGCTGGTGCTCCTGTCCCTGCCGCTGGCGCTCACCTACGCCGCGCTCTCGCGCCAGCGCGCCGACGCGGCCGGGTTCTCGGATGCGATTGAGCGCGCCTTCGGTCCGCGCTGGGGCGCCGTCGCGGGCTGGCTCTTCCTCGCGCAGGTCCCCACGGGGACGGCGGTGGTGGCGCTGATTGCCGGCGAGTACGGCGCCAGCGTCCTCGGCGGCGGCCCGACGATGGCCGTCGTGCTCGGCACGGCGCTGGTGGTCTCCGCCTATGCGCTCAACTTCGTGGGCCTGCGCGTCAGCGCGACGGCGCAGCTGGTGACGCTGGTGGTGATTGTCGCCGGGCTCGCGCTGATTGTCGGGCGCGCGCTCCCGGAGGTGGAGGCCACCGCCTTCACCCCGTTCTTCTCGCGAGGCCCCGCGGCCGTGGGGCTCGCGTCGGTGCAGCTCTTCTGGGCTTTCGTCGGCTGGGAGGCCATCACCCCGCTCGCCCGCGAGTTCAAGGAGCCGCGCGACATCTGGCGGGCCAGCCTCCTGGCGGTGGGCATCGTCGCGCTCGTCTACCTCCCGCTGGCGATTGTCACCGTCGGCGTCCGGGCCCATGGGGGCGAGGCGGGAGCGCAGACGCCCCTCGTCCTGCTCGCGGCGAATGTCTTCGGGCCCAGCGCCTCGCGCGTGGTGGGCATCGCGGGACTGCTGCTCTCGTTCATCCCGGTGAATGCCTACGTCGCGGGCACCAGCCGCCTCGCCTTCGCGCTGGGCGAGCGACGCCAGCTTCCCGCCTGGCTTGGCGTCACGTCCGCGTCGGGCACGCCCCACCGGGCGCTCGTGGCGCTCTGTGCCGTCGCGCTGCTGGGCCTCGGGGTGACGCACTTCGCGAAGCTGCGCATCGCGGACCTGCTCCCCTTCTCGACGTCGTCGTTCCTCGCGACGTACGTCCTGTCCATGGCCGCCGCCGTCCGGCTGCTCCGCCCGCCGCTCTCGTATGCGGCCATCCTGTCGCTGCTGGCGTGCACGGTGGTGCTCTTCTTCGTGGGGACGTTCCTCGCGTGGGTGGGCGTCGTCTCCGTCTGCGCGCTCGCCTACCAGCACTTCGCCGCCCGGCGTCGGCCGAGCTGA
- the mtgA gene encoding monofunctional biosynthetic peptidoglycan transglycosylase encodes MRGNASSASASPTSPVSRSAPPVGRGSRRKKVLLALAGLLLAFSVYEYVTLPDAGALEKENPKTTALIEQRAEEAREAGKKARRRQHWVALSAISKHAVAAVLVSEDAGFYVHEGVDSSEVRKAMEEAWEKGRLGRGASTITQQLAKNLWLSTDRSLLRKAKELVLAHRLEESLTKKRILALYLNVVEWGQGVYGIEAGAREHFGVSASQLTVAQGAILAAMLPAPRKRSPSSGSRALWRRAHWIVDQLASVNRITAAQADEARGDIDRLLGRKPAGGSADDDEDER; translated from the coding sequence GTGCGTGGCAATGCTTCCTCCGCCAGCGCGTCCCCCACGTCCCCCGTGTCCCGGTCCGCTCCGCCCGTGGGGCGTGGCTCGCGGCGGAAGAAGGTGCTGCTCGCGCTCGCGGGGCTGCTGCTCGCCTTCAGCGTGTACGAGTACGTCACGCTGCCGGATGCCGGGGCGCTGGAGAAGGAGAACCCGAAGACGACGGCGCTCATCGAGCAGCGCGCGGAGGAGGCCCGGGAGGCGGGGAAGAAGGCCCGCCGCCGCCAGCACTGGGTGGCGCTGTCGGCCATCTCAAAGCACGCGGTGGCCGCGGTGCTCGTCTCCGAGGACGCCGGCTTCTACGTGCACGAGGGCGTGGACTCCTCCGAGGTCCGCAAGGCGATGGAGGAGGCGTGGGAGAAGGGGCGCCTGGGCCGGGGCGCTTCCACCATCACCCAGCAGCTGGCGAAGAACCTCTGGCTGTCCACGGACCGCAGCCTGCTGCGCAAGGCGAAGGAGCTGGTGCTGGCGCACCGGCTCGAAGAATCGCTCACCAAGAAGCGCATCCTCGCGCTGTATCTCAACGTCGTCGAGTGGGGGCAGGGCGTCTACGGCATCGAGGCTGGCGCGCGCGAGCACTTCGGCGTGTCCGCGTCGCAGCTCACGGTGGCGCAGGGGGCCATCCTCGCCGCGATGCTGCCGGCGCCTCGCAAGCGCTCGCCCTCCTCCGGCTCGCGGGCGCTGTGGCGGCGCGCGCACTGGATTGTGGACCAGCTCGCGTCAGTCAACCGCATCACCGCCGCCCAGGCGGACGAGGCGCGCGGGGACATCGACCGGCTGCTGGGGCGCAAGCCGGCGGGCGGCAGCGCGGACGACGACGAAGACGAGCGGTGA
- a CDS encoding CHAP domain-containing protein has protein sequence MHRGVWLGAVVGMLLWGGEAEAVRKRAPKRQATVTLAERAVWRAKAWVGLRSLTTVSTTVNDDCSGFTQLAYRKPGLSLMPERTLPGENGVKAIYRKASGLGTLRETPRPGDMVFFRDTHDRNKDGKLNDGLTHIGVVERVGDDGTVTFVHKASGQVKRGRFNLARPDARKDEKGRVLNDWLRRKDKRNRGYLAGELVAGFASVDESWKSTPTRLASSKRR, from the coding sequence ATGCATCGTGGAGTGTGGCTGGGGGCGGTGGTGGGGATGCTGCTGTGGGGCGGTGAGGCGGAGGCGGTGCGGAAGCGCGCGCCGAAGCGTCAGGCCACCGTCACGCTGGCGGAGCGGGCCGTATGGCGCGCGAAGGCCTGGGTGGGGCTGCGCTCACTGACGACGGTGAGCACGACGGTGAACGATGACTGCTCGGGGTTCACGCAGCTGGCCTACCGCAAGCCCGGGCTGAGCCTGATGCCGGAGCGGACCCTTCCCGGGGAGAACGGCGTGAAGGCCATCTACCGGAAGGCCTCGGGCCTGGGCACGCTGCGCGAGACGCCCCGGCCGGGGGACATGGTGTTCTTCCGGGACACGCATGACCGGAACAAGGACGGGAAGCTCAACGACGGCCTCACGCATATCGGCGTCGTCGAGCGCGTGGGCGACGACGGCACTGTGACTTTCGTCCACAAGGCCAGCGGCCAGGTGAAGCGCGGTCGGTTCAACCTGGCGCGTCCCGACGCGCGGAAGGACGAGAAGGGCCGCGTCCTCAACGACTGGCTGCGCCGCAAGGACAAGCGCAACCGGGGCTATCTGGCGGGAGAGCTGGTGGCGGGCTTTGCTTCCGTGGACGAGAGCTGGAAGAGCACCCCCACGCGGCTCGCATCGTCGAAGCGCCGGTAG
- a CDS encoding MASE1 domain-containing protein, with translation MLLAVCFVALKFISLHFVFAPFNSALLWLPAGLSLAFVLRSPVRMWPALLAAIFVAEVGTVVARGIPVHAALAWGLGNVLRTLLGAVLMRRFIGGPVLFRRVRDVAGLLVLGAGVGSVPSATLGAVGTALWGSTLPFWAEWRAWWLSDMLGTVLLAPVLLTWWPVARQPPGPSRLAETWVLLALVAGVTTFIFSRPGTAPLGLLATLPYAAFPLVIAAALRQGPRGASSASVVMGTLAVGFTAEGCGPFGMLPMSVAERVLSVQVFLAVLSLTALTLAAVVAGRRRAEVGQRVLAEAGAVLARSSDWDATLPQVVRLLVPDLCAGAAIWRVDDQGMVRRVASAGWTPAREVGLRGQLPPLPREPWHWRNRNGSGVLVPLWLRGRGVGALAMVADEETRPLGRRDVLLAEDLARRCELSMENARLLGEAHEAIRARDEFIAVAAHELRTPLATLTLRVQSLMGQLRRSGEREAALERLGFISRQVARLTGLVESVLDVGRVNTGTLELRREEVDLTALVEECVERFADEAARSGCELRLRRESFHISGWLDRGRMEQALSHLLGNAIKFGIGAPVDVDLTQVEGRARLTVTDHGIGIPPEALRRIFVRFERAVPVHQYGGLGLGLFLTRQIVEAHGGTIHVTSEEGAGATFVVELPVHVRPALQHVSAQPQPGA, from the coding sequence ATGTTGCTCGCAGTCTGCTTCGTGGCGCTGAAGTTCATCAGCCTGCACTTCGTGTTTGCCCCCTTCAACAGCGCGCTGCTGTGGCTGCCCGCGGGGCTGAGCCTGGCCTTCGTGCTCCGCTCCCCGGTGCGGATGTGGCCGGCCCTGCTGGCCGCCATCTTCGTGGCGGAGGTCGGGACGGTGGTGGCGCGGGGGATACCGGTGCACGCGGCGTTGGCCTGGGGACTGGGCAACGTGCTGCGCACCCTGCTGGGCGCGGTGCTGATGCGGCGCTTCATTGGCGGGCCGGTGCTGTTCCGGCGGGTGCGGGACGTGGCCGGGTTGCTGGTGCTGGGGGCGGGAGTGGGCTCGGTGCCGAGCGCCACGCTGGGGGCGGTGGGCACTGCGCTGTGGGGCAGCACGCTGCCGTTCTGGGCCGAGTGGCGGGCCTGGTGGCTCAGCGACATGCTGGGCACCGTGCTGCTGGCGCCGGTGCTGCTGACGTGGTGGCCCGTGGCGCGCCAGCCCCCGGGCCCGAGTCGCCTGGCGGAGACGTGGGTGCTGCTGGCGCTGGTGGCCGGCGTCACCACCTTCATCTTCAGTCGCCCCGGCACGGCGCCGCTGGGGCTCCTCGCGACGCTGCCCTACGCGGCCTTTCCGCTCGTCATCGCCGCGGCGCTGCGCCAGGGGCCGCGGGGCGCGTCGAGCGCGTCGGTGGTGATGGGGACGCTGGCGGTGGGCTTCACCGCGGAGGGCTGTGGCCCCTTCGGCATGCTGCCCATGTCGGTGGCGGAGCGGGTGCTCTCCGTGCAGGTCTTCCTGGCCGTGCTCAGTCTGACGGCGCTCACGCTGGCGGCGGTGGTGGCCGGGAGGCGCCGGGCGGAGGTGGGCCAGCGCGTGCTGGCCGAGGCGGGCGCGGTGCTGGCCCGGTCTTCGGACTGGGACGCCACGCTGCCGCAGGTGGTGCGGCTCCTCGTCCCGGACCTCTGCGCGGGCGCCGCCATCTGGAGGGTGGACGACCAGGGCATGGTGCGGCGGGTGGCGTCGGCGGGGTGGACACCCGCGCGCGAGGTCGGGCTGCGCGGGCAGCTGCCTCCGCTGCCGCGAGAGCCGTGGCACTGGAGGAACCGGAACGGCTCGGGGGTCCTGGTGCCGCTGTGGCTGCGCGGGAGGGGGGTGGGGGCGCTCGCGATGGTGGCGGACGAGGAGACCCGCCCGCTGGGCCGGCGCGACGTGCTGCTGGCGGAGGACCTCGCGCGCCGGTGCGAGCTGTCGATGGAGAACGCGCGCCTGCTGGGCGAGGCGCACGAGGCCATCCGCGCACGGGACGAGTTCATCGCCGTGGCGGCGCACGAGCTGCGCACCCCGCTGGCCACGCTCACCCTGCGCGTGCAGAGCCTGATGGGGCAGCTTCGCCGCTCGGGCGAGCGCGAGGCCGCGCTGGAGCGACTGGGCTTCATCTCGCGGCAGGTGGCGCGGCTGACGGGGCTGGTGGAGAGCGTGCTGGACGTGGGCCGCGTCAACACCGGCACCCTGGAGCTGCGGCGCGAGGAGGTGGACCTCACCGCGCTGGTGGAGGAGTGCGTGGAGCGCTTCGCGGACGAGGCGGCGCGCTCCGGCTGCGAGCTGCGGCTGCGCCGGGAGTCCTTCCACATCTCGGGGTGGCTGGACCGGGGGCGGATGGAGCAGGCGCTCAGCCACCTGCTGGGCAACGCCATCAAGTTCGGCATCGGCGCCCCGGTGGACGTGGACCTGACGCAGGTGGAAGGCCGCGCCCGGCTCACGGTGACGGACCACGGCATCGGCATTCCGCCCGAGGCGCTGCGGCGCATCTTCGTGCGCTTCGAGCGCGCCGTGCCGGTGCACCAGTACGGAGGTCTGGGGTTGGGACTGTTCCTCACCCGGCAAATCGTGGAGGCGCACGGGGGCACCATCCACGTCACGAGCGAGGAGGGTGCGGGCGCCACCTTCGTGGTGGAGCTGCCGGTCCACGTGCGGCCGGCACTCCAGCACGTGTCGGCGCAGCCCCAGCCCGGCGCCTGA
- a CDS encoding M1 family metallopeptidase: protein MAHPTEDKNFRLPTTIRPRRYVATVTLDLDARTFSGQQTIELELAEPAREIILHAISLQLGEVTFRAGSEQRKPASLQPMTKSETVVLRFDTPLPAGPASLDVAWTGRFMEGLRGIYQAGKVAATQFEAADARRLFPSFDEPAFKAKWALTVRVPPGLTVLGNAPVRKEEQDGGLQKVTFQETEVLSSYLIALVVGPLVGTAEQKVEGVPVRTWSLPEKAHLTRFGQDVALAVLPRLQDYFGLPYAFTKVDQVGIPDFEAGAMENAGLITYREVALLLDPATAPLSVQKRVAEVVTHELAHQWFGNWVTMVWWDDLWLNEAFATWMAFKIVDQWRPEWRMWLDFDTHRASALHLDALKSTHPIHGEVRNAAEASESFDAITYEKGGAVLRMIEGFLGEGPFREGIRQYMRTHARGNAVKEDLWNALGKAAQQPVEELATAWVGQSGFPMVSARLDGRTLLLSQRRFYSEPGVQSDEKWPVPMVLRYEDGSGVREQRVLLRDAQTAVKLEGSGEVKWLTANAGSTGFYRVSYDKPAMEKLATNVKALAPSERISLLADQWALVRSGQASIGDLLDLAGRFGDEEDDSVLDELVGRLAYIEGRLVDGEDQERFRRWVGRLLAPGLKRVGWQAAAGESDQVKLRRAALVRAVGGLARSPEALAEARPRVARMLEGDRDALEPNLLDAAVAMVARAGDSALFETFLQRMPKEPDPATQRRYLMALTGFEDPALAERSQGLYFSDTVKTQDVASFVAGLLANRTGRETWWAQMQKRWKDVLGRSGSAPMLLRRIVEAMGILRTREHLEQVKALLQANPVPEALQATAQTLERLSQDVALRERCGPEVSAWLKKQP from the coding sequence ATGGCGCATCCGACCGAAGACAAGAACTTCCGCCTGCCGACCACCATCCGTCCCCGTCGCTACGTGGCCACCGTCACGCTGGACCTGGACGCGCGGACCTTCTCCGGACAGCAGACCATCGAGCTGGAGCTGGCCGAGCCGGCGCGGGAAATCATCCTCCACGCCATCTCCCTGCAGCTCGGTGAGGTGACGTTCCGCGCGGGGAGCGAGCAGCGCAAGCCCGCCTCCCTCCAGCCCATGACGAAGAGCGAGACGGTGGTGCTCCGCTTCGACACCCCGCTGCCCGCGGGCCCCGCCTCGCTGGACGTGGCGTGGACGGGCCGCTTCATGGAAGGCCTGCGCGGCATCTACCAGGCCGGCAAGGTGGCGGCCACCCAGTTCGAGGCCGCCGACGCGCGCCGCCTCTTCCCCTCCTTCGACGAGCCGGCCTTCAAGGCGAAGTGGGCCCTCACCGTGCGCGTGCCGCCGGGGCTCACCGTGCTGGGCAACGCCCCGGTGCGGAAGGAGGAGCAGGACGGCGGCCTCCAGAAGGTGACGTTCCAGGAGACGGAGGTGCTGAGCAGCTACCTCATCGCCCTCGTCGTGGGCCCGCTGGTGGGCACCGCCGAGCAGAAGGTGGAGGGCGTGCCGGTGCGCACCTGGTCCCTGCCGGAGAAGGCGCACCTGACGCGCTTCGGCCAGGACGTGGCGCTGGCGGTGCTGCCCCGGCTCCAGGACTACTTCGGGCTGCCCTATGCCTTCACCAAGGTGGACCAGGTGGGCATCCCCGACTTCGAGGCCGGCGCCATGGAGAACGCCGGCCTGATTACCTACCGCGAGGTGGCGCTGCTGCTGGACCCGGCCACCGCGCCCCTGTCCGTGCAGAAGCGCGTGGCGGAGGTGGTGACGCACGAGCTGGCGCACCAGTGGTTCGGCAACTGGGTCACCATGGTGTGGTGGGACGACCTCTGGCTCAACGAGGCCTTCGCCACGTGGATGGCCTTCAAGATTGTGGACCAGTGGCGTCCCGAGTGGCGCATGTGGCTGGACTTCGACACGCACCGCGCCAGCGCCCTGCACCTGGACGCGCTCAAGTCCACGCACCCCATCCACGGCGAGGTGCGCAACGCGGCCGAGGCCAGCGAGAGCTTCGACGCGATTACCTACGAGAAGGGTGGCGCGGTGCTGCGGATGATTGAGGGCTTCCTCGGGGAAGGCCCCTTCCGCGAGGGCATCCGCCAGTACATGCGCACGCACGCGCGCGGCAACGCGGTGAAGGAAGATTTGTGGAACGCGCTGGGCAAGGCCGCGCAGCAGCCGGTGGAGGAGCTGGCCACCGCGTGGGTGGGCCAGAGCGGCTTCCCCATGGTGTCCGCGCGGCTGGACGGGCGCACCCTGCTCTTGTCGCAGCGGCGCTTCTACTCGGAGCCGGGCGTGCAGAGCGACGAGAAGTGGCCGGTGCCCATGGTGCTGCGCTACGAGGACGGCTCCGGCGTGCGCGAGCAGCGCGTGCTGCTGCGGGACGCGCAGACCGCGGTGAAGCTGGAGGGCTCGGGCGAGGTGAAGTGGCTGACGGCCAACGCCGGCTCCACCGGCTTCTACCGCGTGTCGTACGACAAGCCGGCGATGGAGAAGCTGGCCACGAATGTGAAGGCGCTGGCGCCCTCGGAGCGCATCTCCCTGCTGGCGGACCAGTGGGCGCTGGTGCGCTCGGGGCAGGCCTCCATCGGCGACCTGCTCGATTTGGCCGGCCGCTTCGGGGACGAGGAGGACGACTCCGTCCTGGACGAGCTGGTGGGCCGGCTGGCGTACATCGAAGGCCGGCTGGTGGATGGCGAGGACCAGGAGCGCTTCCGCCGGTGGGTGGGGCGGCTGCTGGCCCCCGGCCTCAAGCGCGTGGGCTGGCAGGCGGCGGCGGGCGAGTCGGACCAGGTGAAGCTGCGGCGCGCGGCGCTGGTGCGCGCGGTGGGCGGCCTGGCGCGCAGCCCGGAGGCGCTCGCCGAGGCCCGCCCGCGCGTGGCCCGCATGCTGGAAGGCGACCGGGACGCGCTGGAGCCCAACCTGCTGGACGCGGCGGTGGCCATGGTGGCGCGCGCAGGGGACTCGGCCCTCTTCGAGACGTTCCTCCAGCGGATGCCGAAGGAGCCGGACCCGGCCACGCAGCGCCGCTACCTCATGGCGCTCACCGGCTTCGAGGACCCGGCGCTGGCCGAGCGCTCGCAGGGGCTCTACTTCAGCGACACGGTGAAGACGCAGGACGTGGCCAGCTTCGTGGCAGGCCTGCTGGCCAACCGCACCGGCCGCGAGACGTGGTGGGCGCAGATGCAGAAGCGGTGGAAGGACGTGTTGGGCCGCTCGGGCAGCGCGCCCATGCTGCTGCGCCGCATCGTCGAGGCCATGGGCATCCTCCGCACCCGCGAGCACCTGGAGCAGGTGAAGGCGCTGCTCCAGGCCAACCCCGTGCCCGAGGCGCTGCAGGCCACCGCGCAGACGCTGGAGCGGCTGTCCCAGGACGTGGCCCTGCGTGAGCGCTGCGGCCCCGAGGTGTCCGCGTGGCTGAAGAAGCAGCCGTGA